One region of Alphaproteobacteria bacterium genomic DNA includes:
- the nusA gene encoding transcription termination factor NusA yields MTEILQVADAVAREKSIDRDEVLAAMEQAIQKAGRSKYGAEHDIRASIDRKTGEIQLMRYLQVAEAIENEFTQILVDAARKIKQDVKVGDYLVDTLPPIDFGRIAAQTAKQVIVQKVRDAERARQFREYRDRIGEVVNGIVKRVEFGNVTVDLGRAEAVVRRDELLPREHLKNGDRVRAYIYDVREETRGPQIFLSRTHPLFMAKLFTAEVPEIYDGVIEIKSVARDPGSRAKIAVISNDNSIDPVGACVGMRGSRVQAVVAELGGEKIDIIPWSPEPATFVVNSLAPAEVSKVVLDEENQRIEVVVPDEQLSQAIGRRGQNVRLASMLTGWAIDILTEKEESERRQEELRVRSTLFIEALDVDDVIAHLLVAEGYTKVEHIAEAPDGELASIEGFDADVAAELQSRAKNWLTEKAEQMNARIKELGIDESLLSLNGLTLEMKVKLGEGGVKTRDDLADLASDELRELVGETNLNERQANDIIMAARAHWFDENGEVKK; encoded by the coding sequence ATGACCGAGATTTTGCAAGTAGCCGATGCCGTAGCACGTGAAAAAAGCATCGACCGCGATGAAGTATTGGCAGCAATGGAACAGGCCATTCAAAAGGCTGGCCGCTCCAAATACGGCGCCGAACATGATATCCGCGCCAGCATCGACCGCAAAACAGGTGAAATCCAGCTGATGCGCTATTTGCAGGTTGCCGAAGCGATCGAGAACGAATTTACCCAGATTTTGGTCGATGCAGCCCGCAAGATTAAGCAAGACGTCAAGGTTGGCGATTACCTCGTTGATACCCTTCCCCCGATTGATTTTGGACGTATCGCCGCGCAGACCGCAAAGCAGGTTATCGTGCAAAAGGTTCGTGACGCAGAACGCGCACGTCAATTCCGCGAATACCGTGACCGTATCGGTGAAGTGGTAAACGGTATCGTGAAGCGTGTTGAATTCGGCAATGTGACCGTTGACCTTGGCCGCGCGGAAGCGGTTGTTCGCCGCGATGAATTACTGCCACGCGAACATCTCAAGAATGGTGACCGTGTACGCGCATACATCTACGACGTGCGCGAAGAAACACGCGGCCCGCAAATTTTCTTGTCACGTACGCATCCATTGTTCATGGCAAAACTATTTACTGCTGAAGTTCCAGAAATCTATGACGGCGTGATTGAAATTAAGTCTGTAGCCCGTGACCCCGGCAGCCGTGCAAAGATTGCCGTGATTTCAAACGATAATTCCATTGACCCTGTGGGTGCATGCGTTGGTATGCGCGGCAGCCGTGTTCAAGCCGTTGTTGCTGAACTGGGCGGCGAAAAGATCGACATCATCCCCTGGTCACCTGAACCCGCTACCTTTGTGGTGAACTCATTGGCACCTGCCGAAGTTTCCAAAGTTGTGCTCGATGAAGAAAACCAACGCATCGAAGTTGTGGTACCCGATGAACAATTGTCACAAGCCATTGGCCGCCGTGGTCAAAACGTGCGTTTGGCATCCATGCTCACCGGTTGGGCAATTGATATCCTGACCGAAAAAGAAGAATCCGAACGCCGTCAGGAAGAATTGCGTGTTCGCTCCACCCTCTTCATCGAAGCACTCGATGTGGATGATGTGATTGCGCATTTGCTGGTTGCCGAAGGCTACACGAAAGTGGAACACATCGCCGAAGCACCCGATGGCGAACTCGCCAGCATCGAAGGCTTTGATGCCGATGTTGCCGCTGAATTGCAAAGCCGCGCCAAGAACTGGCTAACCGAAAAGGCGGAACAAATGAATGCACGCATCAAAGAACTGGGTATTGATGAAAGCCTGCTGTCTTTAAACGGCCTGACCCTTGAAATGAAGGTCAAGCTGGGCGAAGGCGGCGTTAAAACCCGCGATGACTTGGCAGATTTGGCTAGCGATGAACTTCGTGAACTGGTTGGCGAAACCAACCTGAACGAACGTCAAGCGAATGACATCATTATGGCTGCGCGCGCACACTGGTTTGATGAAAACGGTGAAGTGAAGAAGTAA
- the trmB gene encoding tRNA (guanosine(46)-N7)-methyltransferase TrmB, with translation MPPFFEKASYILHGRRKGRPLRTGKTALMQTLLPRIEINLEQQPNPADYFAGKDIWLEVGFGGGEHLAWQAKENPHIGMIGCEPYVNAVASLLKHIDEGKIENIRVWDDDARIIIDALPEHSISRVFVLFPDPWPKNRHANRRFIGPENLPKLARIMKSGAQLRVASDDPTLQEYMLEHMRATADFMPAPDTENGMRKTRLNDWPATRYEIKELAKKRPNWKGPEYYVFIRK, from the coding sequence ATGCCGCCCTTCTTCGAAAAGGCTAGTTATATATTACACGGGCGGCGCAAAGGCCGCCCGCTTCGCACGGGCAAGACAGCATTGATGCAAACGCTGTTGCCACGGATCGAGATTAATCTGGAACAACAACCAAATCCTGCTGACTATTTTGCTGGCAAAGACATCTGGCTCGAAGTTGGCTTTGGCGGCGGTGAACATCTGGCATGGCAAGCAAAAGAGAACCCGCATATCGGTATGATCGGCTGCGAACCTTATGTGAATGCGGTCGCCAGTCTTTTAAAACACATCGATGAAGGCAAAATTGAAAACATTCGTGTCTGGGATGATGACGCGCGCATCATCATCGACGCACTACCTGAACATTCCATTTCACGCGTTTTTGTTTTATTCCCTGATCCTTGGCCAAAAAACCGTCATGCCAATCGCCGTTTCATCGGCCCGGAAAACCTTCCCAAGCTTGCGCGCATCATGAAATCCGGCGCGCAATTGCGCGTGGCAAGTGATGATCCAACGCTGCAGGAATATATGCTGGAACATATGCGCGCTACGGCTGATTTTATGCCTGCACCTGATACCGAAAACGGCATGCGCAAAACACGGCTGAATGACTGGCCCGCCACGCGCTATGAAATTAAGGAACTCGCCAAAAAACGCCCCAACTGGAAGGGCCCGGAATACTACGTTTTTATTCGCAAATAG
- the rimP gene encoding ribosome maturation factor RimP — MAVTDKIAELITPTLESMGYELVRVHISGGKANQTLQIMAERQDGATITVDDCETISHTVSAQLDVADPISSAYSLEVSSPGIDRPLTRLKDFQRFAGFEAKVQLAAPRDGRRNFRGIVLGVEGKDVAIEIMPEKKGEAPAKVTLPFDTIDQAKLVMNDALMKAALKNSEQRETV; from the coding sequence ATGGCTGTAACGGATAAAATTGCAGAGCTTATTACACCCACCCTAGAATCCATGGGGTATGAGTTGGTGCGCGTGCATATCTCCGGCGGCAAGGCTAATCAAACGCTGCAAATCATGGCCGAACGTCAAGATGGCGCGACCATAACCGTGGATGATTGCGAAACCATCAGCCACACTGTTTCTGCGCAATTGGATGTGGCAGATCCTATTTCATCGGCTTACAGCCTTGAAGTTAGCTCCCCCGGGATTGACCGCCCATTAACCCGCCTCAAGGATTTCCAGCGTTTTGCTGGATTTGAAGCAAAGGTTCAGCTGGCCGCACCACGCGATGGCCGCCGTAATTTCCGTGGGATTGTACTTGGCGTTGAAGGCAAAGATGTCGCCATCGAAATCATGCCTGAGAAAAAAGGCGAAGCGCCAGCTAAGGTAACCCTGCCTTTTGATACCATCGATCAAGCCAAACTGGTGATGAATGATGCGTTGATGAAAGCAGCACTAAAGAACAGCGAACAACGAGAAACCGTTTAG